TTCGAGCAGCGCGGGGTAGCTCATGGCCTGATGCGCGGCGTTCAGCAGGCGCAGTTTCATGAGTTCGTAGGCTTCGACGTCCGGCACGATCTGCACGCCCGCATCTTCCAGCGGGGGGCGGCCGCAGGTGAAGTGGTCTTCCAGCACCCACTGCGTGAAGCTCTCGGCGATGACGGGCCAGGCGTCCTGCACGCCGTAGTCGCGTTCCAGCTCCTCGCGCATGGCGGGCGTGGTGACGGGCGTGATGCGGTCCACCATGCTGTTCGGGAAGGCGACCTCCCGCGCGATCCAGTCGGCGAGGTCCGGGTCCTGGCGGCGCGCGAAGGCGGTCAGGACCCGCCGCGTGACGTGCCCGTTGCCCTGGATGTTGTCGCAGGACATCACCGTGAAGGGCGGCAGGCCGCGTGCGCGGCGGCGGCGCAGGCCCTCGGTCAGGAACCCGAACACGCTTCTGGGCACCGCGCCCGGCTGGAGGTCGTGCAGGACGTCCCCCGCAGGGTCGAACTCGCCGGTGGCGTTGTTCAGGCTGTAGCCGCCCTCGGTGACGGTCAGGGACACGATGCGCGTGGCGGGGTGCGCCAGCCGCTCACAGACCGCCTCGGGGTCGTCCGGGGCGAACAGGTAGTCGTGGATGGCGCCGATCACGCGGGCCTCGCTGCGGCCGTCCGGGGCGTGGGTGACCAGGGTGTAGAGGTGGTCCTGGTCGCGCAGGACGTCGCGCACCCGGGCATCGCCGGGCAGGACGCCCACGCCGCAGATGGCCCAGTCGTGCGCGGCGCCCAGGTTCATCAGCCGGTCGAGGTACATGGCCTGATGCGAGCGGTGGAACGCACCGACGCCGAAGTGCACGATGCCGGTCCGCAGGCCGCGCGGGTCGTAGCTGGGCACCTGCACGCGGCCCGCCAGGGCGGGGAGGCTCGCGGCGCGCAGGGGGAAGCGGAGTGTGGTCATGGTCACTTCACCGCCCCGAAGCTCAGGCCGCGCACGAGTTGACGCTGGGCGACCCAGCCGAAGATCAGGACCGGCAGGACGACCAGGGTGGCGGCGGCGCTCAGCTGCGCCCAGAACAGGCCCTGGCTGGTCTTGAACTCACCGATGAACACGCTCAGCGGCGCGGCGTCCGAACTGGTGAGGTTCAGCGCGAAGAACACCTCGTTCCACGCGAAGATCAGGCACAGCAGGGCGGTGGCGGCCATGCCGGGCGTGCTCAGCGGCAGGGCGATGCCGAAGAATTCCTGCGCGACGGTCGCGCCGTCCACCTTGGCGGCCTCGTAGATCGCGTAGGGGATCTCGGTCATGTAGGAGTGCATCATCCACACGACCAGCGGGAGGTTCATGGTGGTGTACATCAGGATCAATCCGGGCAGCGTGTCGAGCAGGTCGAGGTTGCGGTAGATCAGGAACAGCGGCACGATGACGCCGACGGCGGGCATGAACTTCGTGGACAGCATCCAGGTCAGGACGTTCTGCGCGCGGCGGGTGGGATACACGGCCAGCGCGAACGCCGCCGGAAGGCCCAGGATGAACGCCAGGACGGTGCTCCCCACGGCGGCGATCAGCGAGTTGCGCAGCGCCGGGAAGTACGAGCCCATGGCCTTCTCGAAGTTCTCCAGGGTGGGCGTGAAGATGAACACGGGCGGGGTGGCGAAGGCCTGCGCCTCGGTCTTGAAGGCGGCCATGAACATCCACACGAGCGGGAACAGGAACGCGGCGGCGATCAGGTACGTGACCAGGGTCAGCAGGGTGTTTCTTAGGCGGATCTGGGCCTTCATGTCATTCGCTCCTGCTGGTGCGGGTCAGGAGGCGCAGCATGTACGCGGCGAGCACGTTCGTGAGGACCACGGTGATCACCCCGGCGGCGCTGGCCAGGCCGATGTTGTACTCCGCGAAGGCCTTCTGGTAGATGAAGTACGGGAGGTTGGTGGTGGCCAGGCCAGGCCCGCCGGACGTCGAGCCGTAGATTTCGCCGTACACCTGCAGCAGCGCGATGGTTTCCATCAGGACGACCACCTGGATCGCCTGCGTCCAGTGGGGCAGCACCACGAAGCGGAATTCCTGCCAGGGGCTGGCGCCGTCCAGGCGGGCGGCCTCGATCTGGTCGTCCGGGAGGCTCTGCAGGCCGGTCAGGAGGATCAGCATGGCGAACGGCGTCCATTCCCAGGTGATCATGGCGATCACGCTGGCCATCGGGTACTGCGCCAGGAAGTCCACCGGGGGCAGGCCCAGGCTGGTCAGCACCCACGAGAAGAACCCGAAGGCGGGGTTCAAGAGCATGTTCTTCCACACGACGGCCGTTACGACCGGCATGACCAGGAACGAGCTGATCAGCAGGGTCCGCAACAGCGCGCGGCCCGGGAAGTCGCGGTTCAGCAGCAGCGCCAGGGCCGCGCCGATGATCAGGGTGAGGATCAGGGTGCCGCCTGCCAGGACGACGGTGTTCCACAGGATCGTGAGGTTCTGCGGGTCGGTCAGGAGGTTCTTGTAGTTGTCCAGCCCGATGAAGGGGCGGGCGCCGGGAATGGCGAGGTTGTACCGGAAGAACGAGTAGTACACCGTCATGAAGAACGGCACCTGGGTGGTCAGGATCAGGTACAGCAGGGCGGGCCAGATCAGCGCGGCGGGGGTCAGCCGGAAGCCCCGTCTGGGGGCGGCGGTCGCGTGTGGTGTGGCGGCGGCGGTCATGATTCACCTCCTGCGGGTGGGGGGTGCAACGGTGCGGGGGAGGCGAGGTGGTCGCCTCGGGCCTCCCCTGGGGTGCGCTGGGACTGCGGATGGGTGGGCGCGGGCGGGTCTGGAGGATCGCCGCGCCCCGCGTGGGTTACTTCTGGTAGCCGCCTTCGCGGGCGGTCTTGTTCGCGGCGTCCTGCGCGAGTTTCAGGGCCTGATCGACGGTGTACTGCCCGCTGAGCGCCCCGGCGAGGTACTGCCCGACCTGCGTGCCGAGTGCCTGGAATTCGGGGATGGCGACGTACTGCACGCCGGTGTAGGGCACGGGGTCCTTGGTGGCCTTGTTCACGTCGGCGCTGTTGATGCTGCTCAGGACCAGGCCGCTGAACGCGCCGGCGGCTTTCTTGTAGTTGGCGTTCTGGTAGGTGCTCGTGCGGGTGCCGGGGGGGACGCTGGCCCAGGTGCCCTTGGTCCTGGCGACCAGGGCGATGTACTCCTTGCTGGTGGCCCAGGTCAGGAACTTGAAGGCGGCGTCTTCCTGCTTGGTGCTCTTGGGAATGGCGAGGTTCCAGCTCCAGTACCAGTTGTTGCCGCGGGGGGTGGTGCCGACCGGGGCCTTGGCGAAGCCGACCGATTTGGTGATCTTGGAGCTGCTGGGGTCGCTGAGGAACCCGGCGGCGACGGTCGCGTCGACCCACATGCCGCACTTGCCCTGGCTCATCAGGGTGAGGTTCTCGGTGAAGCCGTTGCCGGTCGCGCCGGGAGGGCCGTAGCGTTTGACGAGGTTCACGTAGAAGGTCATGGCGTTCTTCCAGGCGGGGCTGTTCACCTGGGCCTGCCAGTTGGTGTCGAACCAGCGGCCGCCGAAGGTGTTGACCATGGTGGTGAACAGGGCCATGTTCTCGCCCCAGCCGGGCAGGCCGCGCAGGCACACGCCGTAGATGCCCTTGCTGGGGTTGTGGATCTTGCTGGCGAAGGTCTGGATCTGGTTCCAGGTGGGCTGGGCGGGCATGGTCAGCCCGGCGGCCTTGAACAGGTCCTTGTTGTAGAAGGTCATGCTGCTCTCGGCGTAGAAGGGCACGGCGTAGAGGTTGCCGCCGACGGTCAGGGCGCCGCGCACGCCGGGCAGGACGTCGGCGAGGTTGTAGCTCTTCATGAGGTCGGGGTTCTTGGCGAACAGGGGCGTCAGGGGTTCGAGCCAGCCGTTCTTGGCCCAGATGGGGACCTCGTAGGCGCCGACGGTGGCGATGTCGAAACTGCCGGCGCCGCTGGCGACGTCCAGGGTGATCTTCTGGCGCAGTTCGTTCTCGGGGAGGGTCACCCATTTGACCTGGATGTCGGGGTACTTCTTGTTGAACTCGGGGGTGAGTTTCTGCATGGTGACCATGTCCGGGTTGTTCACGGTGGCGATGGTGATGGTCACGGCGCTGGCCTGGCTGAGCAGGGCGGTCAGGGCGAGCAGGGCAAGTCGGTTCACGTTTTTCCTCCAGGGGTCAGGGGCCCGGTCAGGGGCGTGCTGGGCAGGGCTGCGCCGGTGACGGCAGCGCATCTTCAGGTGACGGGTTCACCTGAGTTCGGGTTGAATGGTCTCGTGACCATCAGTGAACCACACCGCTTTTCGTTTGTCTACAGGTGCCCCCGCCGGGGACATCATGTGAAAATGGTCTCGTGACCAGTCACTTGAGCACCTTTCCCGCCCTGACCTACAATGAGGCCGTGTCCACCATCCAGGACGTCGCCCGACTCGCCGGCGTCTCCCCCACCACCGCCAAACGCGCCCTGAAAGAGCCCGACAAACTCACGCCGGACACCCTCGCCCGCGTGCAGCAGGCCATCGCGCAGCTGCACTACGAACCCGACCAACGCGCCGGGAGCCTGCGCGGCGGCCAGAGCACCACCGTCGGACTGATCGTCGGCTCGATCCTCGAACCCTTCTTCGCGCAGTTCGCCCGCACCGCCTCGCACGTCCTGGCGGACGCCGGGTACACCCTGATCATCAGCGAGAACGAGTACAGCGCCCAGCGCGAACTCCAGGAACTCCGGCGGCTGTACGGCCTGCGCGTGGCGGGCATCCTGCTGCGCCCCGGCTACGGCCAGGACAGCCAGGAGTACCTCGCGCGGCTGCGCTCACGCGGCGTGGCCGTCACCGAGTACGACTACCGCCCCCCGCACCACGACGAACCCAGCGTCATGCTCGACAACGCCGGGGCCATGCGGCAGGCCGTCACGCACCTGCACGGCCTCGGGCACCGCCGCATCGCCGCGCTCGGCACGTACCACCCGGTCGTGCACACCGAGGAACGCAGCCGCGCCTTCCCCGAGATCATGAACGCCCTGGGCCTGACCGTCCCCGCCGAGTACCAGCGCGTCACGCTGCTGAACGAGGACACCGCCTACACCCTCACGAACGACCTGCTGGACCTGCCCGAGCCGCCCACCGCGCTGATCGCCCTGACCGGCACCCAGGCCTCTGGGGCCTACCGCGCGCTGCGCGAACGCGGCCTGCGACTGCCCCACGACATCAGCCTGATCACCTTCGACAACTACCCCTGGACCAGTCTGGTGGACCCGCCCATCACCGTGCTGGAACAGCCCGTGGAGGCCATGGCCGAACAGACGGCCGCGCTGATGCTCGCGCAGCTGGGGCACGGCACGGTCACGCAGCGGCACGTCGTCCTGCCCGCCCGCCTGATCGTGCGCGGCAGCACCGCCCCGCCCGCGCGCCCCTGACCGGAAACCGCTTACGCAGAGGCGAGTGGGCGCAGACCGGGTCCAGGCGGCCCCTCGGCGGCCCGGAGGCTCAGCGGTGGGCCGCGATCCGGTCCGCCCAGGCGTGCAGGAACGCCCCCAGGTCCGCCTGCGTGTCCACCCGCGCGTCCGCGTGCGGGGTCAGCAGTGGCAGGTGCCCCACCTGCACGCCGAACGCCGCGACCTCCAGCATCGCCACGTCGTTGTCGCTGTCCCCGAACGCCACCGTGCGGTCATGCGGGACACCCAGCGCGTCCGCGATCAGCGTCAGCGCCGCGCCCTTGTGCGCGCCCTCGGGCGTGACCGTCAGGAAGTGCGGATACGGCGCCTGCGCGCCGGTCAGCACCAGATGCGGGTGCGAGTCCCGCAGGCGCCCCGCGAGGTCCGCCACGTCCGGATGGTAGTACCCGGCCTTCAGGACGCCGTCCCTGGGCGCGTCCGCGAAGGGCCGGAAGGACCGCGCCCGCATCCACGCCTCGGGTTCCACGCCGGGCGGCAGGTCCACGTACAGGGCGTCCTCGGTGAACAGCACCACCCGCGCGCCGGGCAGTTCGTGCGCCAGCACCACCTCCAGGTCCGCGTCGGTGAACGTCGCCTGCGCGTGCAGGTCCTCGCCGACAAGCACCCGCCCGCCGTTGTTCGTGGCGACCGCGTGCGGCCGCATGGCGTCCCGGACCGCGCCAGGCGGCGTGTCCCGCCCGGTGATGATCGCCAGCTGCACCCCCAGCGTCCGCAGGCGCCCCAGGGCGTCCCCGACGTCGGCAGCGACCTCGCGGCCCGCGTCGGGGATCAATGTGCCGTCCAGATCGAAGGCCATCAGCAGCGGCAGGGTGGTGGGGGCATGCTCGGGCAGCTTCACACCGGCAGCGTAGAGCACGGGCATGAGGACGCGCCAGCAGTTCCGGACAGGCCCGGCGGCCCGGCGCGCCCGTGACGGTACACTGCCCGCTGGGCCGGGGGGCGACTGGCGCTGAACGTGGGCACACCACGGGGAAGCCCCCGACACGGACTTTTTCCTGATCGCGCGCCTGGGTCGATCCCTGCCCCTGTGGGCGGGGTCCTCGGAGGTCACAGTGACAGTGAGCGGGACACAGGCTGGCAGACGGGCGCTCATCTCGGTGAGCGACAAGACGGGCGTCGTGGAATTCGCGCGGCAGCTCGAGGCGCGCGGCTGGGAGATCCTCAGCACCGGCGGGACGTATCAGAGCATCGTGCAGGCCGGGATTGCGGCGCGGCAGGTGAGCGACGTGACCGGCTTCCCCGAGATGCTCGACGGGCGCGTGAAGACGCTGCACCCGGCGGTGCACGGCGGGATTCTGGCGGTGCGCGAGCCCGGACACCTGGGCCAGCTGGAGGCGCACGGGATCGGCACGATCGATCTGGTGTGCGTGAACCTCTACCCGTTCCGGGAGACGGTGGCGCGCGGCGCGCCCGACGCGGACGTGATCGAGAACATCGACATCGGCGGTCCCGCCATGATCCGCTCGGCGGCGAAGAACCACGCGGGCGTGCTCGTGCTGGTCGACCCGACCGACTACCCGGTGGCCCTGCAGGACGAGGTGAGCGACGCCGAGCGGCGCCGCCTGGCCGCGAAGGCGTACCGGCACACCAGCGAGTACGACGCGGCGATCACCGCGTACCTGACCGGCGCCAGCGACGAGCTGCCCACCGCGCTGCCCGGGACGCTGACGCTGAACCTGACGCGCGCCGCGCAGGTCCGCTACGGCGAGAACCCCCACCAGCCCGGCGCGATCTACCGCCTGGGCGACGCCACCGGCCCCGTGATCGACGCGCAGGTCGTGGCCGGGAAGCCCATGAGTTTCAACAACTACGCCGACGCGGACGCCGCGTGGGCGCTGTGCCAGGAACTCGCCGCGCAGGAGGCCGCGCTGCCCGAGCACGCCGCCGTGTGCGTCGCGGTCAAACACGCCAACCCCTGCGGCGTGGCCGTCGCGGCGGACGTGAAGACCGCCTGGGAACGCGCCCGCGACGCGGACACCCTGAGCGTGTTCGGCGGCGTGGTCGCCGTCAGCCAGCCCGTGACGCTGGAGGCGGCGCAGGCGACGCGCGGCACCTTCCTGGAAGTGCTCATCGCGCCCGAGGTCACGCCCGACGCCGCCGCGTGGTTCGCGGAGAAGAAACCGGACCTGCGCGTCCTCGTGGCCGCGCCCGCCCAGGGTGTCAGCGTGCTGGACGTGCGGCCCCTGACCGGCGGGTTCGCCGTGCAGGAACGCGACGCGCGCCCCTGGGACGACCTGTGCCCCGAGGTCGTCACCAAACGCGAACCGACCGAGCAGGAATGGCTCGACCTGCGCTTCGCCTGGGCGACCGTGAAACACGCCCGCAGCAACGCCGTCGTCCTCGCCAAGGACGGCGTGACGGTGGGCCTGGGCGCGGGCGCCGTGAGCCGCATCTGGGCCGCCGAACGCGCCGTGGCGAACGCGGGCGACAAGGCCCAGGGGTCCGTCCTGGCGTCCGAGGCGTTCTTCCCCTTCGACGACGTGGTGCGCCTCGCGGCCAGCGTGGGCGTCACGGCGATCCTGCAACCCGGCGGCGCCAAACGCGACCCCGAGGTCATCGCCGCGTGCAACGAACTGGGCATCAGCATGGTGTTCACCGGCTCAAGGCACTTCAAACACTGACCCCCCAACCCTGAACCTCCTGGGTGGACGTGGCGGCGTCCACCCCCTTCTTTTGGGTTGATGGCGGATGGCGGATGGCCAAGAGCGTGTGCGCGGCGGGCCCGCCCAAGTCAAGCCGACCCACTGCCCACAACCCACTCCCTACTTCCCACAACCCACTCTCATCCAGATTGTTGCAGAATGCAATCATGTCACCCGACCACCTCACGCCGGATCTCACGCGGCAGCCGCTGCGGTTCCTGGCGGCTTACTGGACGGCGTGGCAGGGCCTCAGCGGGCAGGTGCAGGCTGCGCTGACGCGGGAGCATGGGCTGGACCTGCGGGCGTTCCTGATCCTTAGTCACGTGCAGGCGGGACCGCAGACGCCCAGCGACCTCGCGCGGACGCTGGACCTGCCCCGTTACGAGGTCGCCCGCGCCCTGCGGCACCTGCAAGACGCCGGGGCGGTCACGCACGAGCCGCGACCCGGGGACGCCCGGCGGCGCGCCCTGCACGTAACGCCCGCCGGGCAGACCCTGTGGCTCGCGGCGATGCAGACCCTCCAGCACGCCACCCGGCCCGCCCTCGACCGGCTCGGCCCGCAACTGGACGCGGTGACCGCCGGACTGGAAGCCCTGACCGACCTCTCCCCCACGCCCCCTGGAGGCCACACATGACCGTTCCTGATCCCAGTTCCGCTCCCCGCTGCCCCTTCGGTGGGGACGCCCTGACCCGTCACCCGGACCGCCCGGCGCAGCCCGGCGCGGCGCCCACCCCGGACGCGCGGGGCGTCGTGCAGGTCCACTCGTTCCAGGGCGCGCGGGACGTGCTGCGCAGCGAGGCCGTCACGCAGGCCGGATTCAACGCCGAGATGGTCAACGACGCCGGGATCCTCAAGCGCCGCCCCGTGCTGTTCACCGAGGGTGAGGAGCACCACGAGATGCGCCGCGACACCGCGCGGTACTTCACGCCGGCCGCGGTTGGCACGTACCAGCCCATGATCGCCGCGCTGGCCGACCGCCTGATCGGGCAGCTGGCCGCGCGCGGCGAGGCGAACATCGACGACCTGAGCCTCACGCTGGCCGTGCAGGTCGCCTCGCAGGTCGTGGGCCTCACGGACAGCCGCCTGCCGGGCCTGGAGCGGCGCGTGATGGCGTTCGTAGACCACGACGGGAACAGCGAGCCCGGCATGAGCCCCGAGAAGGGCCGCCTGAGAAGCATCCTGGATCAGCGGCACCTGCTGGCCTTCTACCTGCTGGACGTCAAACCCGCCATCCAGGCGCGCCGGAAGCAGCGCCGGGACGACCTGATCAGTCACCTGCTGGACCGCGAGTACAGCGACATCGAGATCCTCACCGAGTGCCTGACGTACGGCACGGCGGGCATGGTCACCACCCGCGAGTTCATCACGGTCGCCACGTGGCACCTGTTGCGCGCCCCCGAACTGCGCGCCGCGTACGTGCACGGCACCGAGAAGGAACGTCTGGACATCCTGCACGAGATCCTGCGCGTGGAACCCGTCGTGAGCACCCTGTACCGCCGCGCGCAGACGGACCTGACCGTGGACGGCCACAGGGTCCCGCAGGGCACGCTGCTGGCCCTGAACCTCGCGGACGTGAACACCGACCCGGGCGTGGCGGGCGAGCACGCGGCCCAGCTGTGCCCCGCCCGGCCCCTCCCGCGCGGCGTGCAGGCGCCCGTCATGGCGTTCGGGGACGGGCATCACCGCTGCCCCGGCGCGTTCCTGGCGATCAAGGAGACCGACACGTTCCTGCGCCGCCTGCTGATCTGGCAGGACCTGCGCCTGGTCGCCGAGCCGCGCGTGACCTTCAACGAGGTCGTGAAAGGCTACGAGCTGCGCGGGCTGCGCGTCGCACTGGGCAGGGCCTGACCGGCAGTGCCTGAGCGGGTGGGGCGGACGCGGATCATCACGCGGTCGTTCGCGTCCACCTGCGCCTCGTCGTACGCGGTGCTCGCGCCGGTCTCCTCCTCCCGGATGGGGTGCGGCGCCCCGGCCACCCCGTCCGGGTCCTGCCGGCCCAGGGAGCGGGCGTACAGCGTGGCGCCCATCAGTCGGGAGATCGGGACGTCCGCGTGCAGCAGCCGGGGCGCGGACCACTGCTGCGCCACGACCGCCAGCGGCGTGACCCGCACGAGACCCGGGCGGTCCGGTTCACCCGCCGCTGAACGCTGGGGCGCACGGA
This region of Deinococcus sp. JMULE3 genomic DNA includes:
- a CDS encoding mannitol dehydrogenase family protein, with the protein product MTTLRFPLRAASLPALAGRVQVPSYDPRGLRTGIVHFGVGAFHRSHQAMYLDRLMNLGAAHDWAICGVGVLPGDARVRDVLRDQDHLYTLVTHAPDGRSEARVIGAIHDYLFAPDDPEAVCERLAHPATRIVSLTVTEGGYSLNNATGEFDPAGDVLHDLQPGAVPRSVFGFLTEGLRRRRARGLPPFTVMSCDNIQGNGHVTRRVLTAFARRQDPDLADWIAREVAFPNSMVDRITPVTTPAMREELERDYGVQDAWPVIAESFTQWVLEDHFTCGRPPLEDAGVQIVPDVEAYELMKLRLLNAAHQAMSYPALLEGFQFVHEVCQQPRYAQFLLDYMALEAQPTLHPVPGIDLRAYQQQLIERFSNPAILDTLARLIVDGSERIPKFLLPVAREQAARIQAGQGGELRRCVFVVAAWSAYVAQAAERGETLVDVRAAELTRAAQADAVTPGAFLDQPDLFGDLSRTPAFVQAYLDARAALRDHGPHAALEALTGPVPTQEPA
- a CDS encoding carbohydrate ABC transporter permease, whose protein sequence is MKAQIRLRNTLLTLVTYLIAAAFLFPLVWMFMAAFKTEAQAFATPPVFIFTPTLENFEKAMGSYFPALRNSLIAAVGSTVLAFILGLPAAFALAVYPTRRAQNVLTWMLSTKFMPAVGVIVPLFLIYRNLDLLDTLPGLILMYTTMNLPLVVWMMHSYMTEIPYAIYEAAKVDGATVAQEFFGIALPLSTPGMAATALLCLIFAWNEVFFALNLTSSDAAPLSVFIGEFKTSQGLFWAQLSAAATLVVLPVLIFGWVAQRQLVRGLSFGAVK
- a CDS encoding carbohydrate ABC transporter permease, with amino-acid sequence MTAAATPHATAAPRRGFRLTPAALIWPALLYLILTTQVPFFMTVYYSFFRYNLAIPGARPFIGLDNYKNLLTDPQNLTILWNTVVLAGGTLILTLIIGAALALLLNRDFPGRALLRTLLISSFLVMPVVTAVVWKNMLLNPAFGFFSWVLTSLGLPPVDFLAQYPMASVIAMITWEWTPFAMLILLTGLQSLPDDQIEAARLDGASPWQEFRFVVLPHWTQAIQVVVLMETIALLQVYGEIYGSTSGGPGLATTNLPYFIYQKAFAEYNIGLASAAGVITVVLTNVLAAYMLRLLTRTSRSE
- a CDS encoding sugar ABC transporter substrate-binding protein — its product is MNRLALLALTALLSQASAVTITIATVNNPDMVTMQKLTPEFNKKYPDIQVKWVTLPENELRQKITLDVASGAGSFDIATVGAYEVPIWAKNGWLEPLTPLFAKNPDLMKSYNLADVLPGVRGALTVGGNLYAVPFYAESSMTFYNKDLFKAAGLTMPAQPTWNQIQTFASKIHNPSKGIYGVCLRGLPGWGENMALFTTMVNTFGGRWFDTNWQAQVNSPAWKNAMTFYVNLVKRYGPPGATGNGFTENLTLMSQGKCGMWVDATVAAGFLSDPSSSKITKSVGFAKAPVGTTPRGNNWYWSWNLAIPKSTKQEDAAFKFLTWATSKEYIALVARTKGTWASVPPGTRTSTYQNANYKKAAGAFSGLVLSSINSADVNKATKDPVPYTGVQYVAIPEFQALGTQVGQYLAGALSGQYTVDQALKLAQDAANKTAREGGYQK
- a CDS encoding LacI family DNA-binding transcriptional regulator; protein product: MSTIQDVARLAGVSPTTAKRALKEPDKLTPDTLARVQQAIAQLHYEPDQRAGSLRGGQSTTVGLIVGSILEPFFAQFARTASHVLADAGYTLIISENEYSAQRELQELRRLYGLRVAGILLRPGYGQDSQEYLARLRSRGVAVTEYDYRPPHHDEPSVMLDNAGAMRQAVTHLHGLGHRRIAALGTYHPVVHTEERSRAFPEIMNALGLTVPAEYQRVTLLNEDTAYTLTNDLLDLPEPPTALIALTGTQASGAYRALRERGLRLPHDISLITFDNYPWTSLVDPPITVLEQPVEAMAEQTAALMLAQLGHGTVTQRHVVLPARLIVRGSTAPPARP
- a CDS encoding HAD-IIB family hydrolase, which translates into the protein MKLPEHAPTTLPLLMAFDLDGTLIPDAGREVAADVGDALGRLRTLGVQLAIITGRDTPPGAVRDAMRPHAVATNNGGRVLVGEDLHAQATFTDADLEVVLAHELPGARVVLFTEDALYVDLPPGVEPEAWMRARSFRPFADAPRDGVLKAGYYHPDVADLAGRLRDSHPHLVLTGAQAPYPHFLTVTPEGAHKGAALTLIADALGVPHDRTVAFGDSDNDVAMLEVAAFGVQVGHLPLLTPHADARVDTQADLGAFLHAWADRIAAHR
- the purH gene encoding bifunctional phosphoribosylaminoimidazolecarboxamide formyltransferase/IMP cyclohydrolase, with the protein product MSGTQAGRRALISVSDKTGVVEFARQLEARGWEILSTGGTYQSIVQAGIAARQVSDVTGFPEMLDGRVKTLHPAVHGGILAVREPGHLGQLEAHGIGTIDLVCVNLYPFRETVARGAPDADVIENIDIGGPAMIRSAAKNHAGVLVLVDPTDYPVALQDEVSDAERRRLAAKAYRHTSEYDAAITAYLTGASDELPTALPGTLTLNLTRAAQVRYGENPHQPGAIYRLGDATGPVIDAQVVAGKPMSFNNYADADAAWALCQELAAQEAALPEHAAVCVAVKHANPCGVAVAADVKTAWERARDADTLSVFGGVVAVSQPVTLEAAQATRGTFLEVLIAPEVTPDAAAWFAEKKPDLRVLVAAPAQGVSVLDVRPLTGGFAVQERDARPWDDLCPEVVTKREPTEQEWLDLRFAWATVKHARSNAVVLAKDGVTVGLGAGAVSRIWAAERAVANAGDKAQGSVLASEAFFPFDDVVRLAASVGVTAILQPGGAKRDPEVIAACNELGISMVFTGSRHFKH
- a CDS encoding MarR family winged helix-turn-helix transcriptional regulator, with amino-acid sequence MSPDHLTPDLTRQPLRFLAAYWTAWQGLSGQVQAALTREHGLDLRAFLILSHVQAGPQTPSDLARTLDLPRYEVARALRHLQDAGAVTHEPRPGDARRRALHVTPAGQTLWLAAMQTLQHATRPALDRLGPQLDAVTAGLEALTDLSPTPPGGHT
- a CDS encoding cytochrome P450, with translation MTVPDPSSAPRCPFGGDALTRHPDRPAQPGAAPTPDARGVVQVHSFQGARDVLRSEAVTQAGFNAEMVNDAGILKRRPVLFTEGEEHHEMRRDTARYFTPAAVGTYQPMIAALADRLIGQLAARGEANIDDLSLTLAVQVASQVVGLTDSRLPGLERRVMAFVDHDGNSEPGMSPEKGRLRSILDQRHLLAFYLLDVKPAIQARRKQRRDDLISHLLDREYSDIEILTECLTYGTAGMVTTREFITVATWHLLRAPELRAAYVHGTEKERLDILHEILRVEPVVSTLYRRAQTDLTVDGHRVPQGTLLALNLADVNTDPGVAGEHAAQLCPARPLPRGVQAPVMAFGDGHHRCPGAFLAIKETDTFLRRLLIWQDLRLVAEPRVTFNEVVKGYELRGLRVALGRA